The following proteins come from a genomic window of Cryptomeria japonica unplaced genomic scaffold, Sugi_1.0 HiC_scaffold_1114, whole genome shotgun sequence:
- the LOC131048732 gene encoding G-type lectin S-receptor-like serine/threonine-protein kinase At2g19130, whose amino-acid sequence METYKMEMGRNGLLGYLLFFHVILIIFHTIDGSVVSRGDTLFLGDSLTGKQTIISMNGMFELGFFSTNGSNNWYIGIWYAEVPEKTKVWVANRETPARDRPGILKLSREGHLGLFDAKGGSVWSVNVSKKASKAVILDSGNFLMVADENISDPLWESFDHPVDTWLPGMRFGGQQKLVSWKNSLDPAPGLFSFHMDPSGVKQFVLTWNNSVQYWRSGTWNGEIFREIPEMGNKGFYNISVERVGSFLYMTYSPIHPIFKVSRFVLVNSGAIQEYNLIEGSKWNMFWSKPRDQCAVYGLCGVYGTCDSNNLTFCTCAEGFKPKDDLSWRSREWWSSGCFRQSPLSCDAENESTDQFFESNVMLPDDNYSFSLPAPTKKDCEKACLRNCSCTAFTFNPPSWACKIWSGDLLNMYSFPSQSNTNVSIRVAASALLKFHRQSSSEGKTTRIVGAMLGTIGALAVVLGIFSIVMWRKHRLRSTERYGDSSNSFLRMFSYKELKIATRNFSSKLGSGGFGSVFKGTLTDGTLVAVKKMEGSSQDEKQFRAEISSLGNVQHVNLVRLRGFCAEGSRRLLIYDFMPNGSLDSLLFTSDSKTERKVLDWKTRFEIVLGTARGLLYLHEECRDCIIHSDVKPGNILLDSNLSPKIADFSLAKLVGRGFSHVLTTTRGTRGYLAPEWISGLPITPKVDVYSFGMTLFEIISGRRNLELNVQDSSKYYFPVWAATQINQGKTINIVEEGVAEEADIEEVRRASIVGLLCIEEDEYMRPNMGQVVRMLEGKLEPRTLQIQKSLPEEEQAEQSQTSTDSGGNGIS is encoded by the coding sequence ATGGAAACCTACAAGATGGAAATGGGAAGAAATGGTCTCTTAGGATATCTGCTCTTCTTTCATGTAATACTAATTATATTTCACACCATTGATGGGTCAGTTGTTAGTAGGGGAGATACACTTTTCTTAGGCGACTCGCTTACTGGAAAGCAAACAATAATCTCAATGAATGGGATGTTTGAATTGGGATTCTTTAGCACAAATGGAAGTAATAACTGGTATATTGGCATCTGGTATGCCGAAGTACCAGAGAAGACAAAAGTTTGGGTGGCTAATAGGGAGACTCCCGCAAGAGACAGGCCTGGCATTTTGAAGCTgtcaagagaaggtcatctgggaCTGTTTGATGCAAAAGGTGGATCTGTATGGTCGGTCAATGTGTCCAAGAAGGCTTCAAAGGCTGTAATTTTAGACTCGGGTAACTTTTTAATGGTGGCTGATGAGAATATATCTGACCCTCTTTGGGAGAGTTTCGACCATCCTGTAGACACCTGGTTACCCGGGATGAGGTTCGGTGGACAGCAAAAGTTAGTTTCTTGGAAAAACTCATTGGATCCCGCTCCTGGGCTTTTCTCCTTCCACATGGATCCATCCGGGGTTAAACAATTTGTGCTAACATGGAACAACTCTGTACAGTATTGGCGGAGCGGGACATGGAATGGCGAAATTTTCCGGGAAATCCCAGAAATGGGAAACAAAGGCTTCTACAATATCAGCGTTGAACGTGTTGGCTCATTTTTGTATATGACTTATTCACCGATTCATCCCATATTTAAGGTATCCCGTTTCGTCCTAGTTAACTCCGGGGCAATTCAAGAATACAATCTGATTGAGGGCAGCAAATGGAACATGTTCTGGTCCAAACCCAGAGATCAGTGTGCCGTATATGGTCTCTGTGGAGTTTATGGAACCTGCGACTCCAACAATCTTACCTTCTGCACCTGTGCAGAAGGGTTCAAGCCCAAAGACGATCTGTCTTGGAGATCGCGAGAGTGGTGGTCAAGTGGCTGTTTTAGGCAGAGCCCGTTGAGCTGCGATGCAGAAAATGAAAGCACTGACCAATTCTTCGAGTCGAACGTAATGTTGCCTGATGATAATTACTCTTTCTCATTACCTGCACCCACAAAAAAAGATTGCGAGAAAGCGTGTCTCCGCAACTGCTCGTGCACTGCATTTACTTTCAATCCGCCTTCATGGGCGTGCAAAATCTGGTCAGGAGATCTGCTAAACATGTACAGTTTTCCATCACAAAGCAATACAAATGTGTCCATTAGAGTAGCTGCCTCTGCACTTCTTAAGTTTCATAGGCAATCTTCCTCAGAAGGGAAAACCACACGTATTGTGGGCGCAATGCTTGGTACCATTGGTGCTCTTGCCGTTGTTTTGGGTATATTTTCGATTGTAATGTGGCGGAAGCATCGGCTACGATCGACTGAGAGGTATGGAGATTCCTCTAATTCTTTTCTTAGAATGTTTAGCTACAAGGAGTTGAAAATTGCAACTAGGAATTTCAGCTCTAAGTTGGGGAGCGGAGGATTTGGCTCAGTGTTCAAAGGAACTCTAACGGACGGTACGCTTGTGGCTGTAAAGAAAATGGAGGGTTCATCACAAGATGAGAAGCAATTCCGAGCGGAAATCAGTTCCCTTGGAAACGTTCAACATGTAAATCTGGTCAGGCTTCGAGGGTTTTGTGCAGAAGGATCCAGACGcttattgatttatgatttcatGCCGAACGGCTCTCTGGATTCTTTACTGTTCACAAGTGACTCAAAAACTGAACGGAAGGTACTTGACTGGAAGACTCGATTTGAGATAGTATTAGGCACTGCAAGAGGGTTACTTTATCTCCATGAAGAATGTAGAGATTGCATCATTCACAGCGATGTTAAACCAGGAAACATTCTGCTGGACAGTAATTTGTCACCCAAGATAGCAGATTTTAGTTTGGCAAAGCTTGTGGGTAGAGGTTTTAGCCACGTGCTGACCACTACAAGAGGAACGAGAGGTTACTTGGCTCCAGAGTGGATCTCCGGTCTTCCCATCACTCCCAAAGTTGACGTCTACAGTTTTGGTATGACGCTCTTCGAAATCATCTCGGGGCGAAGAAATCTGGAGTTAAATGTACAAGATTCAAGTAAGTATTACTTTCCTGTGTGGGCTGCAACTCAGATTAACCAGGGAAAGACGATTAATATTGTGGAGGAGGGTGTTGCAGAGGAGGCAGATATTGAAGAGGTGAGAAGAGCAAGTATTGTAGGTTTGTTATGCATAGAAGAGGATGAGTATATGAGACCAAACATGGGGCAAGTGGTGCGGATGCTGGAAGGGAAGTTGGAGCCTCGAACTCTGCAGATTCAGAAGTCTCTACCCGAGGAAGAGCAAGcagaacaaagccagactagtacgGATAGCGGTGGCAATGGCATTAGTTAA